From Loxodonta africana isolate mLoxAfr1 chromosome 2, mLoxAfr1.hap2, whole genome shotgun sequence, the proteins below share one genomic window:
- the PELO gene encoding protein pelota homolog encodes MKLVRKDIEKDNAGQVTLVPEEPEDMWHTYNLVQVGDSLRASTIRKVQTESSTGSVGSNRVRTTLTLCVEAIDFDSQACQLRVKGTNIQENEYVKMGAYHTIELEPNRQFTLAKKQWDSVVLERIEQACDPAWSADVAAVVMQEGLAHICLVTPSMTLTRAKVEVNIPRKRKGNCSQHDRALERFYEQVVQAIQRHIHFDIVKCILVASPGFVREQFCDYMFQQAVKTDNKVLLENRSKFLQVHASSGHKYSLKEALCDPTVASRLSDTKAAGEVKALDDFYKMLQHEPDRAFYGLKQVEKANEAMAIDTLLISDELFRHQDIATRSRYVRLVDSVKENAGTVRIFSSLHVSGEQLSQLTGVAAILRFPVPELSDQEDDSSSEED; translated from the exons ATGAAGCTCGTGAGGAAGGACATTGAGAAGGACAACGCGGGCCAAGTGACCCTGGTCCCCGAGGAGCCCGAGGACATGTGGCACACCTACAATCTAGTGCAGGTGGGCGACAGCCTGCGCGCCTCCACCATCCGAAAGGTGCAGACCGAGTCCTCCACGGGCAGCGTGGGAAGCAACCGAGTCCGCACGACCCTCACTCTCTGCGTGGAGGCCATCGACTTCGACTCTCAAGCCTGCCAGCTTCGGGTCAAAGGGACCAACATCCAAGAGAATGAGTATGTCAAGATGGGGGCTTACCACACCATTGAGCTTGAGCCCAACCGCCAGTTCACCCTAGCCAAGAAGCAGTGGGACAGTGTGGTGCTAGAGCGCATTGAGCAGGCCTGCGACCCGGCTTGGAGCGCTGATGTGGCAGCTGTGGTCATGCAGGAAGGCCTCGCCCATATCTGCTTAGTCACTCCCAGCATGACCTTAACTCGGGCCAAGGTGGAGGTGAACATCCCTAGGAAGCGGAAAGGCAACTGCTCTCAGCATGACCGGGCCTTGGAGCGGTTCTATGAACAGGTGGTCCAGGCCATCCAGCGCCACATACACTTCGATATTGTAAAGTGCATCCTGGTGGCCAGCCCAGGCTTTGTGAGGGAGCAGTTCTGCGACTACATGTTTCAGCAAGCAGTGAAGACTGACAACAAAGTGCTGCTGGAAAACCGGTCCAAATTCCTGCAG GTACATGCCTCCTCTGGGCACAAATACTCCCTGAAAGAGGCCCTTTGTGACCCTACTGTAGCTAGCCGCCTTTCAGACACTAAAGCTGCTGGGGAAGTAAAAGCCTTGGATGACTTCTATAAAATGTTACAGCATGAACCTGACCGAGCTTTTTATGGACTTAAGCAGGTGGAGAAGGCCAACGAGGCCATGGCAATTGACACATTGCTCATCAGCGATGAGCTCTTCAGACACCAGGACATAGCCACACGGAGCCGGTACGTGAGGCTGGTGGACAGTGTGAAAGAAAATGCAGGCACGGTTAGGATCTTCTCCAGTCTTCATGTATCTGGGGAACAGCTCAGTCAGTTGACTGGAGTGGCTGCCATTCTCCGCTTCCCTGTCCCTGAACTCTCTGACCAAGAGGATGATTCTAGTTCTGAAGAGGATTAA